The Streptomyces sp. NBC_01268 genome segment CGGCTGACCTTGGCGATGTCCTTCTTGGCCAGGTCGATGCCGTAGAGCACCTGGGACTTCTTGTAGATCGGCGTCTCGGGCGTGTTGAGGTACTTGGGCCCGTTGTCGTCCTCGCGCAGCTTGCGGGCGCCGAAGCCGACGACGTCGCCGCCGACGTCCTTGATCGGCCACATGAGCCGGCCGCGGAAGCGGTCGATGGGGCCGCGGCGGCCGTCCTGGGAGAGGCCGGAGAGGATCAGCTCGCGGTCGGAGAAGCCCTTGCCGCGCAGGAAGCGGGTGAGGTGGTCCCAGCCGGCCGGGGAGTAGCCGACGCCGAAGTGGGCGGCGGCGGCCTGGTCGAAGCCGCGCTCGGCGAGGAACTTGCGGCCGATCTCGGCCTCGGCGGAGCCGAGTTGTTCGGCGTAGTACTGCGCGGCGGCCTGGTGGGCCTCGACCAGGCGGGTGCGCTCGCCGCGCTGGTGGCCGGGGTTGTAGCCGCCCTCTTCGTAGCGCAGGGTGATGCCCGCCTTCGCGGCGAGGCGTTCGACCGTCTCCGAGAAGGAGAGGTGGTCGATCTTCATCACGAAGGCGATGGTGTCGCCGCCCTCCTGGCAGCCGAAGCAGTGGAAGAGTCCCTTGCTCGGGCTGACCTGGAAGGAGGGCGACTTCTCGTCGTGGAAGGGGCAGAGCCCCTTCAGGTTCCCGCCGCCGGCGTTGCGCAGCTGGAGGTACTCGGACACGACGGCGTCGATCGGGACCGCGTCCCGTACCGCCTTCACGTCGTCATCGTTGATCCTGCCTGCCACGCATGAATTCTACGGGGACGAGTCAGGAGCTCAGACTCTCCAGGGGGACGGAGGGGTCGGCGAGGGCGTCGGTGTCCACGGTGGCGCGGGAGCGGATCAGGCTCTGGATCGGATCTGTGACGTCCCACACATTCACGTTCATGCCGGCGAGCACCTTGCCGTCCTTCAGCCAGAAGGCGATGAACTCGCGCTTTCCGACGTCCCCGCGGAGCACGACCTGGTCGTACGAGCCGGGCGGCGCCCAGCCCGAGTACTCCAGGCCGAGGTCGTACTGGTCGGAGAAGAAGTACGGGACCCGGTCGTACGAGACGTGCTGTCCGAGCATGGCGCGGGCGGCGGCCGGGCCGCCGTTGAGGGCGTTGGCCCAGTGCTCGACGCGCAGCCGGGTGTGCAGCGAGGGGTGGTGGGCGGCGGCGACGTCGCCCGCGGCGAAGACGTCGGGGTCGGAGGTGCGCAGCGACTCGTCGACGGCGATGCCGCCGCCGTCGGCACGGTCGACGAGGGCGAGGCCGGCGTTCTCGGCGAGGGTGGTGCGCGGGGCGGCGCCGACGGCGGCGAGCACGTCGTGGGCGGGGTGCTCCTCGCCGTCGTCGGTGCGGACGGCGAGGACCATGCCGTCGGAGCCGACGATCTCGGTGAGCTTGACGCCGAACCGGAAGCGGACGCCGTGCTCGGTGTGCAGGTCGGCGAAGAGCTGGCCGAGCTCGGGGCCGATGACGTGGTGCAGCGGGGTGGGGGCGGGCTCGATGACGGTGACCTCGGCGCCGTACGTACGGGCTGCGGCGGCGACCTCCAGACCGATCCAGCCGGCTCCGGCGATCACCAGGTGCCCGTTGTCGCGGCCGAGGGCGGCGAGGACGTGCCGCAGCCGGTCGGCGTGGGCGAGGCGGCGCAGGTGGTGGACGCCGGCGAGCCCGGTGCCGGGGACCTCCAGGCGGCGCGGTTCGGCGCCGGTGGCGAGGAGCAGCTTGTCGTAGCGGATCACGGTGGCGTCGCCGAGGCGGACGGTGTGGGCCTCGCGGTCGATGCCGACGACGGTCTGCCCGAGGTGGAGCTCGATCTCGGCCTGCGCGTACCAGCTCGGCTCGTGGACGAAGACGGAGTCCCGGTCCTCCTTGCCGAGGAGGAAGCCCTTGGAGAGCGGTGGGCGCTCGTACGGGTGGTCGCGTTCGTCTCCGATGAGGATCACCCGGCCGGTGAACCCCTCGGCGCGGAGCGTCTCCGCGGCCTTGGCTCCGGCGAGTCCTCCGCCGACGATGACGAAGGTCTGATCTGCGTCGACCACGTTCATTCCTCCTCGTTGCGACCGGTTCACTACGCTACGCCCCCCTGCCCGGCCCGGGCCGTACCGCCTCGGGGCGTGCAAGCGAGGGTCCCGCACGAGCGCCGGACGGGGAAAGGGGGCGAACGGCCCTTAGGCGCGGGGGGTCCTGAAGCGGGCGTGGAGGCTGCGGGCGGAGGCGTCGGTGAGGGAGGCGATCTGGTCGACGATCACCCGCTTGCGGGAACGGTCGTCGGGCGCCTCGGCGAACAGGGCGCGGAACTGCGGGTCGAGCCCCTCGGGCGCGCGGGCGGTGAGCGCCTCGGCGAGCTCGGCGAGGACGATCCGCTGGTCGGCGCGGAGCGCCTCCTGTTCGGCGCGCTGCATCACGTACCGGTCGGCGACGGCCTTGAGGACCGCGCACTCGTTGCGGGTCTCGCGGGGGACGACGAGTTCGGCGTCGTAGCGGGTGAGGCGGCCGGAGCCGAAGGCCTGCCGGGTGGCCCCTTCGGCGGCGAGGCAGAAGCGCCCGATGAGCTGGCTGGTGGCGTCCTTGAGGCGGGACTGGGCGACGGCCGACCCGTCGTATCCGTGCGGCCACCACTCCTGGTCGACGAGCCGGTCGAGGGCGTCGGCGAGCTCCTGCGGGTCGGTGTCCTCCGGTACGTACCGGCCGAGGGCGACGGCCCAGATGTCGGCGCGCTCGGGCTCGGCGAGCAGCAGGTTGGGGTCGATGTGCCCGGCGTGCAGGCCGTCCTCGAAGTCGTGCACCGAGTAGGCCACGTCGTCGGACCAGTCCATGACCTGGGCCTCGAAGCACTTGCGGTGGGCGGGGGCGCCGGCCCGGATCCACGCGAAGACGGGCAGGTCGTCCTCGTACACGCCGAACTTCGGCGAGCCGGGGTCGGTGGGGTGGCCGCCGCGCCCCCAGGGGTACTTGGTGGCGGCGTCGAGGGCGGCGCGGGTGAGGTTGAGGCCGACGCCGAGGGGCCTGCCGGTGTCGGGGTCGGCGATGAACCGCTTGGGCTCGATCCGGGTGAGCAGGCGCAGCGACTGGGCGTTGCCCTCGAAGCCGCCGCAGTCCTTGGCGAAGTCGTTGAGGGCCTGCTCGCCGTTGTGCCCGAACGGCGGGTGGCCCATGTCGTGGGCCAGGCAGGCGGCCTCGACGAGGTCGGGGTCGCAGCCGAGGGCGGCCCCGAGCTCGCGGCCGACCTGGGCGCACTCCAGGGAGTGGGTGAGCCGGGTGCGGGGGCTGGCGTCCCAGGCGTGGCTGAGCGTGCCGGGGGTGACGACCTGGGTCTTGCCGGCGAGGCGGCGCAGCGCGGCGGAGTGCAGAACCCGGGCCCGGTCGCGCTGGAAGGCGGTCCGCCCCGGGCGTTTGTCGGGCTCGGCGGCCCAGCGCTCGGTGGCGGCGGCGTCGTAGCCGGGGGTGTCCGTGCCGTCGGTCTTCTCGGCGTTGCCGGTGTTGCTGGTGCTGTCGGCGTTGCCGGTGTTGCTGGTGCTGTCGGTGTTGCCGGTGCTGTCGGTGGAGTAGGTGCCGTTGATGTCTCCGATGCCTTCCATGTCCCGAAGGTAACCGGCGGGACGGACAACCGGGACTAAGTGGCTGCGAGTTCCCGCCGGGGTGCGCGGGACAGGGCCTGCTCGTAGCGGTGCAGGACCAGCCGGGCCAGTGCCGGGTGGGCGCCCAGCGGGGCCGAGGCGATCCAGGGGGCGTGCGCGGCGGCGCGGGTGGCGAAGAGCCCGGGGGCGGTGAAGCAGGAGGCGACGGCCACCCGGTGGCGGCCGCGGGCGGCGAGGGCGCGCAGGGCCTCGGGGACGGTGGGGGCGGTGGCGGAGGCGTACGCGGCGACGACGGGCACGCCGCCGAGGCGTTCGCCGAGCAGCGCGGCGAGCCTGCGGGTGCCGGCGCCCGACTCCGGGTCGCGGGACCCGGCGGCGGCCAGGACCACCCCGGTGGCCCGGGAGGCCCCGTCCCCGGCGGTCCAGCCGGCCTCGGCGAGCCGGTCGGCGAGCGCCTCGACGAGGAGGGGGTGCGGGCCGAGCGGGGCGGCGACCCGGGTGCCGGGGGCGAGCGCGGCGGCGGCGGGCAGGTCGTGCTTGACGTGGTGGCCGGGGGCGAAGAGCAGCGGCACGAGCACGGCGCCCGGCACGGACGCGGCTGCCCGCACGTCCGCGAGCGCGTCCGGGAGCAGGGGCGCGTTCAGCTCGATGTGGGCGAGCCGGACGTCGAGGCCCGGGCGGAGTTCGCGGACCCGGTCGACGAGGAGGCCGAGGGTGGCGGCGGCGCGGGGGTCACGGCTGCCGTGGCCTACGGCTATCAGGGTGGGGGCGTGGCCGGGTGGCTCGTGCGGCGTCATGCGGGGATCCTGCCGGGGGCGGGTTGCCCCGGCGTTTCGCGGACGTCACGAGTGGCTGCGGCGGGTGGGGAGCGCAGGTCGGGGCGGCGGGGCGCGCCGGCGCCGCGGGCCGGGAGCCGGGGCGCGCGGGAAGCCGGGGCGCCGGGGCGCCGGGCGCGCGGGAAGCCGGGGGCCGGGAGCCGGGAGCCGGGGCGCGCGGGAAGCCGGGGCGCCGGGCGCCCGGGCGCCGCTGTGGGCGTCGTCCCGGCCGGCGCCGCTACGCGTCCAGCCAGACCCTCAGTCGTCCGATGGTCCCGAAGCCCGCCGCCACCGCCGGAGACAGGTCGTCGCCGGACTCGTAGCCGACGGCGGCGCGGTCGGGTGCGAGGTGGGAGAGGGCGCCCGCCCAGGCGGCGGAGGGGTCGACGCCGGGGGCGGTGAAGAGGTTGGAGATGCCGGTCACCGTGCCGCTGTCGGTGAGGACGGCGCCGCCGACGATCCGCCCGTCGGGGGCGTGGCCCGCGACGAGCGTCGTGTCCGGGTCGGCGAGGAGCTCGGGGCGGAAGAGGGCCGCCTCGTCCTCGTCGCCGTCGCTCCAGGCGAGGGCCCAGGCGGCGAGTTCGGCGCGGCTGCTCACGGGGCGCCAGCCGGCGGGGGCGGCGGGGCGCGGGAGGCCGGCGGGGCGGTGGATCCACTGGGCCTCGAAGAGCAGCCGGAAGCCTTCGGCGGCCAGGTCGAGCCGGGCGTGGCTGTCCTTGACGGAGGCGCCGGGGGTGCTGCGGTCGATGCCGGCCAGGACGTCGGCCGGGCCGGCGTCCTCGGTCAGGGTGACGGCGTCCGGGTAGTAGAGCGGGGTGCGGCGGGAGTTGGTCCAGGCACGGGCGCCGAACGCGCCGGCGTGGCCGTGGGCCCGGCAGATGGTGTCGCACCAGACCGCGTTGTTGCGGACGGCTTCGTCGAGCGCGGCGTCGATGATCATGGGCGGATCGTAAGGGGAGAGGGCGGGGTGACATCCACCCCTTTTCCGGGTTCCGCCCTGCGGAATATATTTTCCACCATGAGAATGTCCCCCGCGTCCCTCCCCCGACGCGTCACCGCCGAGTTCACCGGCACCGCCGCCCTCGTCGCCGTCATCGTCGGCTCCGGCATCCGCGCCGACTCCCTCAGCCAGGACATCGGCGTCAGGCTGCTCGCCAACGCCCTCGCCTCCGCCATCGGCCTCGGCCTGCTCATCGCCCTCCTCGGCCCGCTCTCCGGCGCCCACTTCAACCCCGTCGTCACCCTCTCCGAGTGGTGGTCGCGCCGCCGCGAGGGCCGGGCCGGGGAGGCCGCCGGGTACATCGCCGCCCAGCTCACCGGCGCCGTCGCGGGCGCCCTGCTCGCCGAGGCCATGTTCGGGCGGGCGCCCGGCACCCTCGCCACCGTGCCGCGCGCCGCACCGCACCTGCTGCTCGGCGAGGCCGTCGCCACCGCCGGGCTCGTCCTCGTCGTCCAGGGCCTGCGCCGCATCGGGCGCCTCCCCCTCGCCCCGGTCGCCGTCGCCGGCTACATCGGGGCGGCGATCTGGTTCACCTCCTCCGGCTCCTTCGCCAACCCGGCTGCCACCGTCGGCCGCGCCTTCTCCGACTCCTTCACCGGCATCGCCCCCGGTTCCGTCCCCGCCTTCGCCGCCGCCCAGCTCCTCGGCATGCTGCTCGGCATGGGCCTCGCGGCCGCGCTCTACGGGAATCCCGCCGCCCCGGCGAGTGAACCGAACGGCGTTCCCACGCGTCGGAGCAGGTGACCGCCCCCGCACCACCCACGGAGGACCCCCATGCGCGGCGTACGCCTGCCGCTCCCCCGGACCACCCGGGCCCGCCGCCGCACCGTCCAGGCCGTCATGCTCGGCGCCGTCCTCGCCCTCGCCCCGGCCACCTGGATGCACACCACCGCCGGGGACCGGCTGCGGACCACCGCCGACGTGCCCGCGCAGGACGTCGCCGTCGTCTTCGGCGCCGGACTGTGGAAGGGGCGCCCCACCCCGTACCTCGCGCACCGCCTCGACGCGGCCGCCGAGCTCTACCGCTCCGGCAAGGTCCGGGTGCTGCTCGTCACCGGCGACAACAGTCGCACCGAGTACGACGAGCCGAGCGCCATGCGGAAGTACCTCGCCGCCCGCGGCGTCCCGGACGACAAGGTCGTCAGCGACTACGCCGGATTCGACACCTGGGACTCCTGCGTCCGCGCCAAGAAGATCTTCGGCGTGGACCGGGCCGTCCTCGTCACCCAGGACTTCCACATCAAACGGGCCGTCGCCCTCTGCGGCGCGGCCGGCGTCGCCTCGTACGGCGTCGGGGTCGCCGAACCCCACGACGCCACCTGGTACTACGGCACCACCCGCGAGCTCGCCGCCGCCGGGAAGGCCGCCCTCGACGCGGCCCTGCGCCCCGACCCGCACTTCCTCGGCACCCGCGAGGACGGGGTCGCGAAGGCGCTGGCCGCCTCACCCCGGACCCGGTCCTGACCTGAGCGCCTGGCACCCTCCCCGTAATACGGCGGGCGGCCGCCCGTAACACGGCGGCCGCACCCTCGGACCATGTCCGAGGTCAGCACCGTCCCCACCCACTGCCCCTACTGCGCCCTCCAGTGCGGCATGAGCCTGCGCCCCACGCCCGGCGCGGAACTCCCCGTGGAGGTGGTCGAGCGGCCCGGCTTCCCCGTCAACCGGGGCGCGCTGTGCGGCAAGGGCCGTACCGCGCCCGCCGTGCTCTCCACCCGGGTCAGGCTCACCGAGCCGCTGGTCCGCGACCCCGGGACGGGCCGGCTGGCGCCCGCCACCTGGGAGGAGGCGCTGACGGCCGTCGCCGACGGACTGCGCCGCACCCGCGCCGGGCACGGCCCCGACGCCGTGGGCGTCTTCGGCGGCGGCGGACTCACCAACGAGAAGGCGTACGCGCTGGGCAAGTTCGCCCGACTCGTCCTCGCCACCTCGCAGATCGACTACAACGGGCGCTTCTGCATGTCCTCCGCGGCCGCCGCCCACCAGCGGGCCTTCGGCCTCGACCGGGGCCTGCCGTTCCCCCTGGAGGACGTCCCGAAGACCGGCTGCGTGATCCTCGTCGGTTCCAACCTCGCCGAGACCATGCCGCCCGCGCTGCGCTACCTCACCGAACTCAAGGCCAACGGCGGCACCCTGATCGTCGTCGACCCGCGCCGCACCCGCACCGCCGAGCAGGCCGACCTGCACCTCGCGCCCCGCCCCGGCACCGACCTCGCGCTCGCCCTCGGCATGCTCCACCTCGTCGTCGCCGAGGGCCGGGTCGACGAGGAGTTCGTCGCCGCCCGCACCGACGGCTGGCCCGCCGCCCGCGCCGGGGCCATGTCCCACTGGCCCGAGCACGTGGAGCGCCTCACCGGCGTCCCCGTGCCGCAGCTGCGCGAGGCGGTACGGATGTTCTGCGACGCCGACAGCGGCATGGTGCTCACCGCCCGCGGCCCGGAGCAGCAGTCCAAGGGCACCGACACCGTCGGCGCCTGGATCAACCTGTGCCTCGCCACCGGCAAGGCCGGCCGGCCGCTCAGCGGCTACGGCTGCCTCACCGGCCAGGGCAACGGGCAGGGCGGGCGCGAGCACGGCCAGAAGGCGGACCAGCTCCCCGGCTACCGCAAGCTGGACGACCCGGCCGCGCGGGCACACGTCGCCGGTGTGTGGGGCGTCGCGCCGGAATCCCTGCCGGGGCCCGGGCGCAGCGCGTACGAACTCCTCGACGCCCTCGGCGGCGAGGTGAAGGCGCTGCTGCTGATGGGCTCCAACCCGGTCGTCTCCGCGCCCCGCGCCGCGCACGTCGAGGAGCGGCTGCGGTCCCTCGACTTCCTGGCCGTCGCCGACGTCGTCCTGTCCGAGACGGCCGCACTCGCCGACGTCGTCCTGCCGGTCACCCAGTGGGCCGAGGAGACCGGCACCACCACCAGCCTGGAGGGCAGGGTGCTGCTGCGCCGCCGCGCCCTCACCCCGCCGCCCGGCGTCCGCAGCGACCTGGAGGTGCTGCACGGGCTCGCCGCGCTGCTCGACTGGGAGAAGGGCTTCCCGACCGACCCCGAGGAGGTCTTCGACGAGCTGCGGCGCGCCTCCGCGGGCGGCGCCGCCGACTACGCGGGCATCGGCTACCGCCGCATCGAGGAGGAACAGGGCGTCTTCTGGCCCTGCCCCGAGACCGGCCCCGGCGAGCGGCCCCACCCCGGCACCCCGCGCCTCTTCCTCGACCGCTTCGCGACGGCCGACGGGCGGGCCCGCTTCGTGCCCGTGGTGCACCGTCCGGCGGCGGAGGAGACGGACGCCGAGTACCCCGTGGTCCTCACCACCGGCCGGGTCGTGTCCCAGTACCAGTCGGGCGCGCAGACCCGGCGGGTCCCCGAGCTGAACGCCGCCGCGCCCGGCCCGTTCGTGGAGCTGCACCCCCGGCTCGCCGAACGCGTCGGCGTCGCCGAGGGCGACCCGGTCGCCGTGCACTCGCGGCGCGGGACGGCCGTGGCGCCCGCCCGGATCACCACCGCGATCCGCCCCGACACCGTCTTCATGCCCTTCCACTGGGCGGGCGAGGGCCGCGCCAACACCCTCACCAACCCGGCGCTCGACCCGGTCTCCCGGATGCCCGAGTTCAAGGTGTGCGCGGTCCGCCTGGAGCGGGCCACCGACGCTACGGGCGCCTGAACCAGTCCCCGCTCACGATGACCGGACCGAGCGGCGCGCCGGGCGCCGCCACGTACACCCACGCGGACAGGTACGCCCCGTCCCCGGACCGCACCACCTCCCGCACCACCCGCTCGTACCCGGCGGGCTCCTCCAACCGGTCCAGTACGCCGAGGAGTTCGCCGTACCGGCCGGGCGCGGCGGTCAGCAGCGCCCCCGCGACCCGGCCCTCGCCCGGCACCACGAACGGATAGCCGGGCCCGTCGTGGAGCAGCGCCCCCGGCAGCACGGCGTCCTCCTCGGCGCCGGTGCGGCCCCACAGGAAGCGGTCGTGGTTGTACGCGCCCGGGCGCAGCGTCCCGTACACGAAGAAGGGCAGCGCCTCGTCCGTCACGGAGCGGCGGTCTCCCGCTCGACCCACCGCGCGTACTCGGCGCTCACCCGCGCCACCGGGGTCGCGAGGATCTCGGGCGTCTCGTAGTCGTGCGCGGCGAGGAGGTGCGCCTCCAGGGCCGCGTAGCGGAGCTCGGTGGTCTTGAACACCACCTGCCACTCCTCTGCGCCGTCGACCGCGCCCTGCCACCAGTAGACGGACGTGAGCGGCCCGGAGACCTGCGCGCAGGCGGCGACCCGGGCCTCGACGGCACCGCGGGCCAGGGCCTCGGCCTTGGCGCGGGCGTCGGTGGTGGTGAGGACGGTGAGGATCACCCGCCCACCGTACGACAGGGCGGTGGGCCGGGGGCGCCGGCCGTGCCGGTGTTTCCGCGCCCCGCGCCGCGGCGGGTGAACCACCTCCCCGTGCCGCCTCTCGGCCGAACCGACCGGCGCGCGGAGGGGATCGCCAGGTCAACCGGCGTACGGGCGGACGGACTTCGCGTCCCGGAGGGCGTGGGCCCACCAGGCGAGCTGGTCGAGCATCGACTTGGCGGCGATGTCCGGACCCTCGGGGTCCTTGGGGGAGCCGTCCTCGTGGAAGCGGCCGTGGGCGCCGTGGAAGGAGACGGTGTCGCGGACCGTGACGGCGTGCATCTCGGCGTAGACCTGGCGGAGTTGCTCGACGGCGCGCAGGCCGCCGGAGATGCCGCCGTAGGAGACGAAGCCGACGGGCTTGGCCTGCCATTCGGTGAAGTGCCAGTCGATCAGGGACTTGAGGGAGGCGGGGAAGGAATGGTTGTACTCGGGGGTGAGGACGACGAAGGCGTCGGCGGCGGCGAGCACCGGGGTGACCTTGCCGAGTTCGGCGCGGACGGCGGGGGCGGGGGTGTGGGAGAGGGCGGTGGGCAGGTCGACCTCGGCGAGGTCGACGACGTCGACGGCGAAGTCGTCGCGCTCGGCGGTGCGGGCGGTGAACCAGTCGGCGACGACGGGGCCGAAGCGGCCCTCGCGGTTGCTGGCGACGATGACGGCGAGACGGAGGGGGTTCGGATGCGTGGTGTCCATGACGAGGATGCTGGTACCTCAAGCGGACTTGAGGTCAAGCCCGGAGCTCTCGGCATACGGTGGGACCCATGACCACCCCCGCGACACCCGCCGCCGCGTCCCCCACCGGGACCCCCGCCCTGTACGTCGAGGTCGACGGCTCCCCCGTCGCCGACCCGGAACTCCTCGCGACGCTGATGAGCGGGTACGGGCACTTCACCGCCATGCAGGTGCGCGACGGCCGGGTACAGGGCCTCGGCCTGCACCTGGACCGCCTGGACCGGGCCACCCGGGAGCTCTTCGACCGGGGCCTCGACGGCGGCCGGGTCCGCGCCCTGGTCGGCGCGGCCCTGGAGACGGCGGGCCGGCAGGACGCCTCCGCGCGGGTCTACGTGTACGACGGCGGCCGCACCGTCGTGACCGTGCGGGCACCGTTCCCGCCGGACCGCACCCCGCAGGCCCTGCGCTCGGTCACGTACTGGCGCCCCGCCGCGCACATCAAGCACCTGGGCGGCTTCGGCCAGACCTACCACGGCGAGGCGGCCCGCCGGGCCGGCTTCGACGAGGCCCTCCTGACGGCGCCGGACGGCGAGATCGCGGAGGGCGCGGTCACCAACATCGCCTTCTGGGACGGCACTTCGGTGATCTGGCCGTCGGCGCCCTGCCTGGCCGGCATCACCATGGCCCTGCTCGCCCCGCGGCTGCCCTCCACGAGCCGCCGGGTGACCCTGGCGGACCTGCCCTCCTTCCGCTCGGCCTTCGTGACGAACTCGCGGGGCATCGCCCCCGTCTCCCGCATCGACGGGGTCGAGCTCGTCGTCGACCAGGAGCTGATGGACCGGGTGTACGCGGCGTACGACGCGGCCCCGTGGGAGACCCTCTGACGCCGGACCCCCGCCGGACCGGCCGCCTCCCTCACCCGTTCGGCACGCACCGTCAGCTGACGCCACAAAACCTGCCCTGACCTGCGAAGTCTCCCGAACTCCAGCCGACGCGCCGTATCGGACGGAGCAATTCTGATGGAACATCAGCAGGCGCCCGTCGCCTCCACGCATTTATCTCGGTCCTACGGAAGCCCCTTTCCGGAAGACCGTCCGCGCGCCACGGAGGCCCCCATGCGCCGCACCCCTGTCCCCCTGCTCACCGGTACCGCGCTGGCAGTCGTCGCCCTCGGAGCCCTCGCCGCGCCCCTGGCGTACGCGAACAACGACGGACACGACGGACGAC includes the following:
- a CDS encoding NAD(P)/FAD-dependent oxidoreductase, whose protein sequence is MVDADQTFVIVGGGLAGAKAAETLRAEGFTGRVILIGDERDHPYERPPLSKGFLLGKEDRDSVFVHEPSWYAQAEIELHLGQTVVGIDREAHTVRLGDATVIRYDKLLLATGAEPRRLEVPGTGLAGVHHLRRLAHADRLRHVLAALGRDNGHLVIAGAGWIGLEVAAAARTYGAEVTVIEPAPTPLHHVIGPELGQLFADLHTEHGVRFRFGVKLTEIVGSDGMVLAVRTDDGEEHPAHDVLAAVGAAPRTTLAENAGLALVDRADGGGIAVDESLRTSDPDVFAAGDVAAAHHPSLHTRLRVEHWANALNGGPAAARAMLGQHVSYDRVPYFFSDQYDLGLEYSGWAPPGSYDQVVLRGDVGKREFIAFWLKDGKVLAGMNVNVWDVTDPIQSLIRSRATVDTDALADPSVPLESLSS
- a CDS encoding deoxyguanosinetriphosphate triphosphohydrolase encodes the protein MEGIGDINGTYSTDSTGNTDSTSNTGNADSTSNTGNAEKTDGTDTPGYDAAATERWAAEPDKRPGRTAFQRDRARVLHSAALRRLAGKTQVVTPGTLSHAWDASPRTRLTHSLECAQVGRELGAALGCDPDLVEAACLAHDMGHPPFGHNGEQALNDFAKDCGGFEGNAQSLRLLTRIEPKRFIADPDTGRPLGVGLNLTRAALDAATKYPWGRGGHPTDPGSPKFGVYEDDLPVFAWIRAGAPAHRKCFEAQVMDWSDDVAYSVHDFEDGLHAGHIDPNLLLAEPERADIWAVALGRYVPEDTDPQELADALDRLVDQEWWPHGYDGSAVAQSRLKDATSQLIGRFCLAAEGATRQAFGSGRLTRYDAELVVPRETRNECAVLKAVADRYVMQRAEQEALRADQRIVLAELAEALTARAPEGLDPQFRALFAEAPDDRSRKRVIVDQIASLTDASARSLHARFRTPRA
- a CDS encoding sirohydrochlorin chelatase; protein product: MTPHEPPGHAPTLIAVGHGSRDPRAAATLGLLVDRVRELRPGLDVRLAHIELNAPLLPDALADVRAAASVPGAVLVPLLFAPGHHVKHDLPAAAALAPGTRVAAPLGPHPLLVEALADRLAEAGWTAGDGASRATGVVLAAAGSRDPESGAGTRRLAALLGERLGGVPVVAAYASATAPTVPEALRALAARGRHRVAVASCFTAPGLFATRAAAHAPWIASAPLGAHPALARLVLHRYEQALSRAPRRELAAT
- a CDS encoding aquaporin, encoding MRMSPASLPRRVTAEFTGTAALVAVIVGSGIRADSLSQDIGVRLLANALASAIGLGLLIALLGPLSGAHFNPVVTLSEWWSRRREGRAGEAAGYIAAQLTGAVAGALLAEAMFGRAPGTLATVPRAAPHLLLGEAVATAGLVLVVQGLRRIGRLPLAPVAVAGYIGAAIWFTSSGSFANPAATVGRAFSDSFTGIAPGSVPAFAAAQLLGMLLGMGLAAALYGNPAAPASEPNGVPTRRSR
- a CDS encoding SanA/YdcF family protein encodes the protein MRGVRLPLPRTTRARRRTVQAVMLGAVLALAPATWMHTTAGDRLRTTADVPAQDVAVVFGAGLWKGRPTPYLAHRLDAAAELYRSGKVRVLLVTGDNSRTEYDEPSAMRKYLAARGVPDDKVVSDYAGFDTWDSCVRAKKIFGVDRAVLVTQDFHIKRAVALCGAAGVASYGVGVAEPHDATWYYGTTRELAAAGKAALDAALRPDPHFLGTREDGVAKALAASPRTRS
- a CDS encoding molybdopterin oxidoreductase family protein, producing the protein MSEVSTVPTHCPYCALQCGMSLRPTPGAELPVEVVERPGFPVNRGALCGKGRTAPAVLSTRVRLTEPLVRDPGTGRLAPATWEEALTAVADGLRRTRAGHGPDAVGVFGGGGLTNEKAYALGKFARLVLATSQIDYNGRFCMSSAAAAHQRAFGLDRGLPFPLEDVPKTGCVILVGSNLAETMPPALRYLTELKANGGTLIVVDPRRTRTAEQADLHLAPRPGTDLALALGMLHLVVAEGRVDEEFVAARTDGWPAARAGAMSHWPEHVERLTGVPVPQLREAVRMFCDADSGMVLTARGPEQQSKGTDTVGAWINLCLATGKAGRPLSGYGCLTGQGNGQGGREHGQKADQLPGYRKLDDPAARAHVAGVWGVAPESLPGPGRSAYELLDALGGEVKALLLMGSNPVVSAPRAAHVEERLRSLDFLAVADVVLSETAALADVVLPVTQWAEETGTTTSLEGRVLLRRRALTPPPGVRSDLEVLHGLAALLDWEKGFPTDPEEVFDELRRASAGGAADYAGIGYRRIEEEQGVFWPCPETGPGERPHPGTPRLFLDRFATADGRARFVPVVHRPAAEETDAEYPVVLTTGRVVSQYQSGAQTRRVPELNAAAPGPFVELHPRLAERVGVAEGDPVAVHSRRGTAVAPARITTAIRPDTVFMPFHWAGEGRANTLTNPALDPVSRMPEFKVCAVRLERATDATGA
- a CDS encoding gamma-glutamylcyclotransferase family protein, producing MTDEALPFFVYGTLRPGAYNHDRFLWGRTGAEEDAVLPGALLHDGPGYPFVVPGEGRVAGALLTAAPGRYGELLGVLDRLEEPAGYERVVREVVRSGDGAYLSAWVYVAAPGAPLGPVIVSGDWFRRP
- the cutA gene encoding divalent-cation tolerance protein CutA; this translates as MILTVLTTTDARAKAEALARGAVEARVAACAQVSGPLTSVYWWQGAVDGAEEWQVVFKTTELRYAALEAHLLAAHDYETPEILATPVARVSAEYARWVERETAAP
- a CDS encoding NADPH-dependent FMN reductase, which encodes MDTTHPNPLRLAVIVASNREGRFGPVVADWFTARTAERDDFAVDVVDLAEVDLPTALSHTPAPAVRAELGKVTPVLAAADAFVVLTPEYNHSFPASLKSLIDWHFTEWQAKPVGFVSYGGISGGLRAVEQLRQVYAEMHAVTVRDTVSFHGAHGRFHEDGSPKDPEGPDIAAKSMLDQLAWWAHALRDAKSVRPYAG
- a CDS encoding aminotransferase class IV, encoding MTTPATPAAASPTGTPALYVEVDGSPVADPELLATLMSGYGHFTAMQVRDGRVQGLGLHLDRLDRATRELFDRGLDGGRVRALVGAALETAGRQDASARVYVYDGGRTVVTVRAPFPPDRTPQALRSVTYWRPAAHIKHLGGFGQTYHGEAARRAGFDEALLTAPDGEIAEGAVTNIAFWDGTSVIWPSAPCLAGITMALLAPRLPSTSRRVTLADLPSFRSAFVTNSRGIAPVSRIDGVELVVDQELMDRVYAAYDAAPWETL